TGCTTGAAGCTGTCTTGGATcgttttaatctttgtaatttgtttccaaatattaataaatttttcgcctttcaaaaaaaaaattctatcattttcctatttgttttcattctaaaacttgattTCTTGTTACACAGTATGGAAAGCATCTTGGAAAAATATGAGAGCTACTCCTGTGCAGAGAGACAACTTGTTGCAACTAATTCTGCGGCTCAggtatttattttcttcaatattCTGTTCCCTTTGTGGAAACATTAATGTAGTGTAAAAATTGCAAATGATTTTGTGCTAGCTGCAGCCCTTTATAGCTTTCAGTCCTATATGTTTTGTTGCTGAAGCTTTCAGTCCTATAGAATCTTACTACTCCCTTGTCTGTCCCAaaatattggaccattttgggaTAGCATGTCATTTTTAATtacctatatcttttaatatatgTTAATATAgtatgtaatatagatcttgtttagtagattTTCATTAGTTCTataaaataaagtttttaaaaccacataaaatattataaatcgaaagatataagcaatctAAAATGATACGCAACCCCAAAAAGGTCTCACATTTTGTTTTTATCGGACATCGTTAACACAAAACATTAACATTTTGGGATGGATAGTATGTTGTTTCACTTTAAGTAACGGTCAGAGTTTACAGATATTGTTTTagtttagtactccctccgtctcattttcattgtccattattctgtttgtatcttttatatcttttgtcttatcttttagtgtggatcttgaaaaatatgcaatatggatcttatttgatagatctcgattagttctataatacggagggagtatatgcgTACTGGGGGAGTGACTTGCTGCACAATCTCTTTTCTCCAACTatgctctaattttttttcaactttatttattttataaattaccttttttatttGTAACAAAAAGCATATATGCAATTTAGTGgtcatatatttcttttctccGGCTTGATGCCTTGTGTTCagggtccttttaatctttgtaattttattttcaaagattaataaaatctttttttaccgttaaaagaaaataaaaaaaggcatTTTAATTCTACCCAAAGCTTTACATACCtatccaaaagcttaagctattaggtgGAGCCAGAGGTCCCAAAAAGTGATCACTCGTTCTATTATCAAGCAATGTTGGACCGTATTTCTTAATAGTCCCCCTCACATGTAGCTGCTTTCGAGGTTTGTCGCATGTAGTCTCTTTTGAATCTATCATCGTGCAGTCTTTTGTTGAGTCTATCAAGTGGGGTCTAGATTGCAAATTTTTTAAACCAAGTTTATTTTCTTCTGGAAATTTAGTAACTTCGCCAATGGATGAATTATAAACAAATGGATCATAAAAACACTGAAAATGTCACAATTAACACTCTTGTTTAGTTTTGTATTGTATGCACTCTCTTGAATCACGTTGAATTCAAATCAATGAGACAATGAGGTGTTGGTTCAGTCATCAGTGCTGGAAACAGGACCTCATTAGACAAGGCCCAGGTTCAAGTTTCCATAGTACCTTATTGGGGATAAACTTATCCTTACACTACACATACATAGTGAGACTTTAGTTTAGGTTCCGACATAAGTGCAGTGAGATTCCCTACAAATAGTGGTCTTGGTTGACAGCACAACACTCCCAGCCGGAGGTGACGGTTTACCATACCTGCActtctattttataaaccaaaaaaataataataataataacgtTGAATTAATGACATTTTGCTTAAGCATTCATAACATTAGTCTtgaattcataacttttaaCGCTTATTACATTTGCACATAAATTCATGGCATTAACCTTTGAATTCGTATGCTATgatttttttagtaattttttagcAAATGTTATGAGTTAATTTTAAACAAATGTTATGGATTCCTAttcaaagaaaatgaattttcatgcaaaatattactccctccgtcccttatttatagtccggtatttcattttgggctgtcccttaataagtgtccattttgtaaagttagtgggtaaaagttggtgaattgtctattttgtcccctaaaagtagattccagtttaaaaagtaagtgagtaaagagtgtaatgatgatgggtaagtagggaaagtggaggaaaaagttgatgtgaaaggtgtaatgatgatgtctttttaataagttggaattacgaagtaggacacttaaaaagggacggagggagtataaatttAGGCTACTTAGGGGTGCAAATCGTACACGTGTATACCATGAAATAAGGGTATGTAGTGTAGCATTTACATAATTAAacattgtaacgaccctgatttttggtaaataaaaattttgttaaatatttaaattttattctaattacttggatttcatttaaaaattctttttaattcctaataatccgtcataattagatttgagacttataaaattatatctttctacaccggacaatctagtcattttctaaagacaagtatgtttatagaagcacttgtatattttcttagTGAGTAAATAAAATCATTAAATTGTATTTCTTGGTTAGAAATCCTACTtagcaagtagaattagctttcaaccgattagttagagaagCCTAACTACCGTTTCAACCTAGTTACAATCTCTTAACCCtaaatggacctttttgaccgtctttgagccttgtgaacccaTCCAAACCCTGATTGAGCCTTTTGGACCAAAGGACATAATCATTGCACTTTCATGActagtcaattcttgactttattcctcatcattatatcttcctagtgtatcttttctctttacccattgaacgatAGTTGTTCGGAAAATTTTTACCCTTTGGGTAATAGGTTTTGTTTCCAATCAATTAGTTAGGCAAACTTAAGTACCAATTGACTTAGTTATCTTTCTCTAGCATTTAAGAACCATTAGACAAAGATAGTAATCATGATACTACCAAAAATAGCACTTATAACCTACTTTAATCATGACTACTTGACCATAGACTTACTTTCTAGAaaactattaaccattggtccatatGATTACCTTTGGAAGCTTAATCTTTAATCATGACCTACCTTAGCCTTATAAGCCTACTTGGACCTAACCATATCTAGTCACATCTATCATCATTAcctctttaaccattggataatatTTGTTAtgaaaatttttatcccttggataatggagACTAGACTTAccaaagtgtatatatatttgacaagacaagtcataccaaaagaagctatcattttgcttccaaaaagaGTAAACTTAGCCTTGTCATGCATGCCAACCTAAGACTAACAGCCCTAAACCTAATAATTACCCTCCAAtgcttactttcctagattttctctggatagatagatatatatatatatatatacacacacacacacacattgtaCTAaggacacagagagagagagagagagagagggggagaggggccgagagggagggagaggagagagagagggaaagaaagggtgaggtgtgtgcatgtgtttggcCACTCCAACAAGCTACTTTATAGCCTTAAGTCTATTTATGGCCATGCCAACCCATTCCTAGACTATTTCAAGCACACTACcgagcctttaatcatcctagaaattgactacaacctagcctaggattgactaaacatggaaagACTACACATTAGCCTAGCCatcattttgttcttccttgcaAGACTTACCACcttaggttataattacctaggattgCCTTTAAAGCCTTAGAAAATCTCCATGATTACTTAGCCTTACACCTAGGATAGACTGACAAGGCATGGGCATGATTAAAGGTGAGATTTGATaacacaatggagcaaatccatgggagagagagagagagagatatatatatggCCGGCCAAAGGGAGGAGAGGGAGTccaaatttttgctataaatagcaccccgtACTCaccatttaactcacaccttcatcttccaatttttctctctaagaaagcttgtgtttttacttgtttttgcttagttttttcttgttcttgaagctcttcttgtgttctttaagaaactcactctaaaacacattttcgatccataaagtctAGTAGTCTTAGCCACGAAGTGGTTTCGAGAGaaaacatttctctttcgaagctaccggaagccaaCCGTAAGAAGTTACTTCGCCCAAACACCAACCAACTTTCCGTAGTCGTCaactactgccaagaagaaagatggagtcccatatacgctatctctaagtatatgtaaagtcctttgtccactaaactccaagtataacgtagaaccatatgttgaaagtataagtagattcttcgaagataaggttatctatcacttataatgttttgaaatgcatgatagttaataacttattttcgttaatggaagtatgaacatgttggaataatcgacttttactctaataaacatgtgttgttttaaatttttcacaaagaaagaaagaacggttttcgaaagataagactttatcgttgatagaagtattcgtattttgatttttagataGTTATGAGCAAGTGTTATGAATTATTTTCATTACTTGTCTTGtcgtaaagcataagtgattttcacttcaaaagcgttcgtacatgtggcgttatgctttaagttgtgatttgagcatgcttAGGAATacagagttggatgatcttgctagtttagtttcaagattacaatgaatgatttatgattacatatgaAGTCCTACCATGGAGTCGCTGCATGAAAATGAGatacggaaatcgagaaagtagaaacatgacacctatggtgtggttaatgaaaatgcgtgttttaaaaaggtgaaatattttgaaaatcgcaatgtggccagatgtggtagcccattgtgtggtgtgtgttttatgtgccaatggaaactcgggacggcggaaccattgtgaggatactcgagagaccggaacggcggaaccgaggttagatgtgtggcttggttattcgcggagatgagccaatgcaaagtgtgccaatgggaacctggtgcTGCGGAatcattatgaggatactcaggagaccgaagcggcggaaccgagattgggtgtgttaaaaacaattttgtaaatgttgatatggttatgaaatgtggaaaatggtggCACGATTTACGATAAGtcgtgtaggagaaactcgaaaaataatggacaccaacgttagtttggatatcGAATGTGGATGTATCATTGTTAGctgttttgtcgaatatgtatgaactatgtggaaatcattgaatttatgatcgtttgttcgtaagttaagggttagtggataTGAgttgttctattgagcttttgtagctcaaggtgttacctttggtaaccctgacatattatattggtggcgacgccggtataatgtgtagatcttatagatgaacagggtgaactctacaccttggaagcctttggagccgaagagctagccaggATAGAGGAAAAAgcagagcagtagataggaaccctagttccctcccttgttggaataaaagtacttttgtaagatttatgatgtaatatcgagtcagactccatttatttttcaatgaaattgtccttttaacgttcccaaaattcaagaCGTTACAAACATACTTGATTGTAGCGTTGAACCAATTAAGCTAAGCCCATTTTGTAAGAGCTATACAAGCCTACgtacattcaatttttttttttatcggcaaaattttttattaaaattcaacAAAAGGTACATCGAGGGTTTTTAATACGTACTTTCAATTGTTGTGCAGATAAACTGGACCCTGGAATACCCCAAGCTCACAGCAAGGATTGAAGTCCTACAAAGGAACATAAGGTACGTATATAGCCTAGGGCTTGTTTGGCTCACACTGCTTACCTTCTTAACGTTGGCAACTAAAATAAGCTTGTTTGGCAGTTGTACAAGTGCGCTTGctattgcttttttttttttttcagcaacagaagattttattgaaaactcGATACAGATACATCAAGGATAAATAGTGAAAGAACAAGCAGGCATAAGTAGTGCTTATCGATACAATTCCTTTATGATGATTCTTAAAATGCTTCCCAACCATTTTCTAACTTTAAAGAGAATGAGAGGGAATTTTGTTTCCGGTACATACCCAATTGCGCGTGTGTGAGAGTTTGTCCTATTATTTTGGCGAACGATTGAAAAGAAATGACAAAACGTTCAAGATGATATTAAATATTCCAGTGTTTTGactatattttcaattttgtaggCACTATGTGGGTGAAGATCTTGACCCATTGAGCCTGAGAGAGCTTCAAAGTTTGGAGCAACAGATTGACACTGCTCTCAAAAGAATAAGATCAAGGAAGGTAAAAAACCAAAAGCCTTTTAATTAATTTTCCCCCTCCAAATTccttaaataaatacttaaaatttaACCAAAAATCCAGACATTGATTACCCAATCTGTGACTGATTTACTTGATTAAACCCTACTGTATAAACGCAGAGCCAACTTATGCATGAATCTATATCTGAGCTACAGAAAAAGGTAAATCTTTcattcttcttgttttcttgaagtttattttttatttatttttaattattattatttttttgaactgttgaCAACATATATCGATCTATGCAAATTTTACGATTTTGTTGCATCACTATTTGGACTGAATTTCGAAACAATCTCAAACGAGTTTTAGATTTCGTTGGAACAATTGTGAATTTCAGATGAAGGAAATTAACACGATTATTTAACGAGAGTAGCTCACTCTAAATATTAGTCTCTGCAGATGTAATTCGACATTGTTTGCGATCTTTATCATGACAGGCTTGAAATCCACTTTCCTAAAAACATTCGTTTGAAGTGCTTTATGTCAAGAATTGTAGTAACACAAGATGCATATGTTCCGACCTCTACTTCTGTTAGGTTTGTGAAGCTAGATTCAATCTTGGTTTGTCACTTCACTGCCTTTTTGTCATGGTATTACGGTAATTGATGACATAAATTTAAATTCTAGGATATATAATGTGCTTATGCAGTCGGCATATAACTTGTACACTACTCCTCCTACGATACATAACAAAAACTGTTGTAAGGCATGAGTATACCCAATTACCAAATTGGAGAACCACGCGAGATATATATGTCTTAACTTTACAAGTACACGTATGAATTTAAGGCAATTCAATGGGATGCATATTGTACACATACAAATAGGGTTGTGAAGTGGTTGGTTTCTTTCTGACCTCCTTAGGGTACGGGCGAGCACATGATTGGTTTGAAGAGTTGGTGTCAGCCTCGTTAAGATGAACATTTTTTTACCAGTGCCTCATGCCCTTTTAACTTCTTGTACTCTTCACCGCGCGTTACCTAATACTTCTTTCTTTGATCCAAAAAATTGTGTATACATGTCTCTTATAAACTGATCACTCAACCCCAATGTTTAATTGTGACAGCAAAAGTCATTGCAAGAGCAAAACAACCTACTAGCAAAGAAGGTAAAAGTCCCTCTGATTGTCGTATATATATGCAGCCACTGCATTCTGTTTGGCATCTCTAAAGAAGACTGGAATCAATGGAATgactaaggctttgtttggcaTCTCTAAACaagttgggattttttttttttgggaacaggtcaaggaaaatgaaaagacaCTAGGTGAGTGGGCACAATGTAACCTACAACAGAACCAAGGTGGACAAAGTTCATCCACCTTGGTCTTACCCCAGCTGCCTCGTCCTCCACCGTTCCATTCTCTAACCATtgggtactctctctctctctctctctctctctctctctctctctctctctctctctctctccacatttgTAGCATGCAAATTGAGACATTACATAGACTATGTCCATGTGTCTTAACTCTTGCAAGGATACTATTCCCATAGTactatttcacatttttttagCAATATTACATAATTGGTCCATTTCTGTTGGCATGATACCTCATTTTTTACGGTTAGATCAATCGAAAGTAATGAAAATCAAGAGCATTGATGTTGTTGTGGCAATTGGCCAAATACCTATCTTTTGCAaaatttgttacataaaagaaATGGTTTCTACCACTTTTGACAAGGGGAAATTGTGATTTGGTTCATTTGTGATTTGGTTCTGATGCTTATTTGGTGTCATTTTGTGAGATGAATGTGGGTCATGCTACTGGTTCATCATTTGCCCAATTTAATGATGCAAATCTTCTACTGCAACTTAAATGGGATTTCTACTACTGTTGGtcgattttggattttggggaGCACCTGGATATCAGACCTGGTACAATCAAGGACACCCAAAACAGGAAACCCTCAAGGAAAACAAATGAACGGTCCAAAACTCTTTCCCGGAAGACCGGTACTCTTACCTGGAAGAGTTTCATTAattctgaaccgttcatttgcTTTCCTGGACCGTATAATTTCTACATGGATATTTGTTTTGCTCTTTGTATGTGGTGGTTGTCACCGTAATAATGGCCAAGGGTTGTAGTTCCCTGTATCTTTTATCCCTTATGTTTCTTCCTGACTAAACTATGGCTGGCTTCTTGCCAAATTGTTTGGTCCTTTGAGTCCCAGGCGACATATGATTGTCGCAGGGCTTAGGTGTCAACATAATTGGAATGCATGTTTTTTGTTGTGATGCCGTTACACCCGAcatctttttaatctttgtaatcttacttcatagattaataaaatccttttttgttgttaaaaaaaatgcacatttGCTTATTTTATCGATTTTTAGGAATGGCAAGAGTTGCCAATCCAGTGGAGGTGCTCTTATATGCGTAACTGAAACTGAGCATAACTATTTTTGCAGTGGACCTTTCCAAGCAAGAGGAGCCGACAACGGCAGTGCTCAACCTCATCCCCCTGCCAACACCATGATGCCGCCATGGATGCTCCGCCATGTGAATCAATAAAAGGAGGGAGGAGACCCCAATTTTCCAGCCGGTGAAGGACAATAAGTGAATATATGAATCACTGCAATATTGATGCTGCCCATATGTACATCCGTTGTAGTATCCTTTATCTATCTGACTGTATCGATACCTGGAAATATTTTCCATTCGATTTCTGCTGGCAGAAGGTGTACACAAAGCAGAGCGTGGCAGTATTGTGTATGCACGCAGACTTGAAACGAATCTAGTCATATATTTCAGGCGAAAAAGAGAACTAGATGCCAACAATTTTACCGAATAAAGTACAACATGCTCGCGTATGGGCCCAAAACACTGCAACTGTAAGCGGGGGACTATTTCACTGCGAGTGTGTTTTATTTCTTTGGTAAAATTGTTGGTGCCTCTAGTAAATTTTTATTACGAGATGCAAATTTCTGCTTCCACTTACTCTTTATGCAATCCACACAAGGGCTTGATTCCTCTCGACTTTGTCTGTAGGGTTTTCTACAAATGCACAAGAGGAGGGAGAGCATATGCCCACAGATATTGTATATTCTATGGTAGTGAGATAAGTTGTCCAAACGGAAAATGTTGCACTCGAATACCGAGGAtgcaactttttcttttttcttgctttGCAAGAAGGTGGAGGAAGGGATGACCGGCTATAACAAGCTCCCCTGGTGGTGATGACCAAATGACCATAGGGACTTCAATTCTGCAACGGGCCCTGTGAAGGACCAATTATTCGTAGATTTCTACCGTAGGATTAGTAGGGCCAACAAAGATGCAACGCTTGAGGGGCATCGTCTGCATGCCTCGAGCCTACAACCTTAAGAATCCAAACCTTGTGAGAGTGATACGTTTACCACTAGCTACCACCCGGTGGTTGTAGCTCCTATAGATTTGTAATCAAATACCACATCTAAT
This DNA window, taken from Rhododendron vialii isolate Sample 1 chromosome 8a, ASM3025357v1, encodes the following:
- the LOC131336051 gene encoding agamous-like MADS-box protein FUL-L yields the protein MGRGRVQMKRIENKVSRQVTFSKRRTGLLKKAHEISVLCDAEVALIVFSTKGKLFQYSTHSSMESILEKYESYSCAERQLVATNSAAQINWTLEYPKLTARIEVLQRNIRHYVGEDLDPLSLRELQSLEQQIDTALKRIRSRKSQLMHESISELQKKQKSLQEQNNLLAKKVKENEKTLGEWAQCNLQQNQGGQSSSTLVLPQLPRPPPFHSLTIGGPFQARGADNGSAQPHPPANTMMPPWMLRHVNQ